GGCAGCGGCTCAACAAACCGGTGGACGTGTAATTTGCATCCTTCGTGGGCAAGAAGAACTAGATATATCTGAAAAGATCTTGGGAAGTAATGCAACTCAAGTTCAGTTTGTTATGGGAGACGCCCACATGATGCTTTCAAACTACTGCAAGGAGGCAGATTTCATAGCCATTGACTGTAATCTTGAAAACCATGGAGGAGTTCTCCGAACAATACAGGAAAGCACCAGGCAACAGAACACCATAGTCCTAGGCTATAATGCATTTTGCAAGGGGTCCTGGAGGAAAGGCGGTTTGCACACTCAGCTGTTACCAATAGGGGAAGGATTGCTGCTGACAAGAATATCTGCAAATGCCAACTTTAATTATTATCCTATCAAATCAGGGAAAACAAGCCACTGGGTTGTTAAAGTGGACAAATGTACTGGTGAAGAACACGTATTCAGGATCAGATCTCCTCTTCAAGGAAGAGTTGTTAAAGCTTAAGATCAGCTTTGTGTCCCATTATAAATCAAGTTCTTGGAGAGCAGTACTTTAGGCTCTTTTTCGGTTTAAATGACTATTCTTTAAGGTCTTACAGATGACAAATGTAAATAGCAAATTGATGTAATATACTCCTAATAAAGTTTATACAAACTTTTTGTAGAGTTTAATTGATTatcatattctttttccagGTGAGACGATATTACATCACTATTTGCTTTTTGGTTCCAGATGAGAGATATACTTTCATCTCTGGTCGATCTTGATAAATGCTAAAGGTGGTtagaaaacagagaaatgagAGAAGCGAGAGACTTTAAAAGACTGCTACATACATATTCAGTTATTCACAACATGTGAGAAAGGTGAACGGTTAATTCAATGCATCATGCAGCTGGAAATATGATTTCTCCAAGTCGAAAAGGcgaatatatacatatatgcgTTGAAGAAAGATCAGAAAAAAGACGCTTGGAATAGGTTGTGACACAGAAGGAAAAACCAACACCCACTAATATCACATCAAGTTTAGCCCTCGGTGAGAGGACTCTGCATTACAATCTCTCTAAAGAGTCCGTCATCAGTAAGTGGTTAGTTGCAATCTACCATAAATCATGATTAGCATTCAAACAGTAGGTTGCGACACAAGTAAAAACCACCACTAGCTAATTTCACATAAAGTTTAGTCCTCATTGAGTGTACTTTGCATTACAATCTCTGTAAAGAGTCCGTcatctgtaagtggttagtagCAATCGACCACAAATCATAATTAGCACGGAACATTACAAAATCAATACCTGTGAATAAGAACCTTTGAGTTCTAGGAAAAGTTAGTGCAGTTACCAAGCTCCTGTAGAACTGTCTCAATTCCAGGTCTTTCCTCTGGAGATTCATGGATACACCACAAAGCAACCTTCCCAACCCTTATGGCCTCAGGTTCAGAGAACTTTCCATGGAGATTTCTATCCATGAAGTCCTGAGTTTTTCCTAAGTCAGCAGCAGCTTGCATTGTGCTGGTTACTTTTCGAACCCCAGAAAGGATTTGAAACAAAAGTACCCCAAATGCATAAATATCACTTTTCTCTGTAAACCGGCCAGTAGTACTGTACTCAGGAGCCAAATATCCCATCGCAGCGCTATCCTTGAGTGTTGAGAAGACAGTATCATTAGTAAGTAATTTGTGGAGACCCGAATCAGAAAGCAAAGGTCTGTTTCGTTGATCAATCAGCACACTCGCAGCAGAAATGTTTTGGTGAACAAGGGCAGGTTTATTCACCTTGTATCCATGTAAATACTCAATACCTGCTcagaaaatgaaaagagaaaaaaagttgTTAGCTAAATTAGCAATGAAGCCTATGAACACATAATGTGAAAACATGCCAGTACATATCTTA
This portion of the Coffea arabica cultivar ET-39 chromosome 2e, Coffea Arabica ET-39 HiFi, whole genome shotgun sequence genome encodes:
- the LOC113733428 gene encoding uncharacterized protein, producing the protein MSKQENMGCWSAENATKAFLKTMKMGKSTKEPNGAEFISALAAGNNVQLIVVACSSVVDCTTLALVAAAQQTGGRVICILRGQEELDISEKILGSNATQVQFVMGDAHMMLSNYCKEADFIAIDCNLENHGGVLRTIQESTRQQNTIVLGYNAFCKGSWRKGGLHTQLLPIGEGLLLTRISANANFNYYPIKSGKTSHWVVKVDKCTGEEHVFRIRSPLQGRVVKA